A single Corynebacterium resistens DSM 45100 DNA region contains:
- a CDS encoding adenosine deaminase has translation MSHVDSELLSTIASLPKVELHDHLDGGLRPATIIELAQECGYDKLPTTDPVDLEKWFYDAANSGDLPTYLTTFDHTTAVMQTREALIRVTREAVEDLAADNVCYAELRYAPEQHLNSGLNLQDVVEATVQGVKEGERIVAERDKKTIHVRLILCAMRHADRATEIAQLTVANYGKHTPGEGYVVGFDIAGAELGFPPYKHAEAFDLLRRNLVPFTIHAGEADGVDSLRSALAQGARRIGHGVRIYEDFNATMAGIELGPVATAVMDQRIALEICPTSNTQTGVCDTVADHPFNLLYDMGFFCTVNTDNRLVSGTTMTQEFARLVEEFDIELWQMLELTTNALEVAFCSQGLREELTRNVIYPAYAEVGGVLGGAEDSSEDDADEHSHHISSGLRGLHGHEAQEDSRLELSMENLKAELEELGLSLDDDEADDADEVRDGGNSEGVSDEGRDDEKK, from the coding sequence ATGAGCCACGTTGATAGCGAATTACTGTCCACCATCGCCAGCCTGCCCAAGGTCGAACTTCACGATCACCTTGATGGCGGGCTGCGCCCAGCCACGATTATCGAGCTCGCCCAAGAATGTGGGTACGACAAGCTTCCAACCACAGATCCGGTCGATCTGGAGAAGTGGTTTTATGACGCGGCAAATTCGGGGGATTTGCCCACCTACCTCACTACTTTTGATCACACGACCGCGGTCATGCAGACTCGCGAAGCACTCATTCGTGTCACGCGCGAGGCTGTTGAAGACCTTGCCGCGGATAACGTGTGTTACGCCGAGCTGCGCTACGCGCCCGAGCAGCACCTCAACTCTGGGCTGAACTTGCAGGATGTGGTTGAAGCGACTGTGCAGGGTGTGAAAGAAGGCGAACGCATTGTTGCGGAACGAGATAAAAAGACCATTCACGTTCGCCTCATTCTTTGCGCGATGCGTCACGCGGACCGTGCCACTGAAATCGCACAACTAACAGTGGCTAACTACGGCAAGCACACCCCGGGCGAAGGCTACGTGGTGGGATTCGATATCGCCGGCGCGGAACTAGGCTTTCCCCCATACAAGCACGCCGAAGCTTTCGATCTTTTGCGCCGCAACCTCGTACCTTTCACTATCCACGCTGGCGAGGCCGATGGGGTAGATTCCCTCCGCTCGGCACTTGCGCAGGGCGCGCGCCGCATCGGGCATGGAGTGCGAATTTACGAAGATTTCAACGCGACCATGGCAGGCATCGAGCTCGGGCCCGTTGCGACCGCAGTCATGGATCAGCGGATCGCATTGGAAATCTGCCCTACCTCCAATACCCAGACCGGTGTCTGCGACACGGTGGCTGATCACCCGTTCAACCTGCTGTATGACATGGGATTCTTCTGCACGGTAAACACTGATAACCGGTTGGTTTCGGGCACCACCATGACGCAAGAGTTTGCACGTCTCGTCGAAGAGTTTGATATCGAGTTGTGGCAGATGCTGGAGCTCACCACCAACGCGCTTGAGGTGGCGTTCTGTTCTCAAGGCCTCCGGGAAGAGCTGACCCGCAATGTCATCTACCCGGCATATGCGGAAGTAGGCGGGGTACTTGGTGGCGCCGAAGATTCTTCGGAGGATGACGCCGACGAGCACAGCCACCACATTTCCTCTGGCCTTCGCGGATTGCACGGCCACGAGGCTCAGGAAGATTCCCGGCTCGAGCTATCGATGGAAAACCTCAAGGCAGAACTCGAAGAACTCGGCCTGAGTCTCGACGATGACGAAGCTGATGATGCCGACGAAGTTCGTGATGGCGGCAACAGCGAGGGTGTCTCCGACGAAGGTCGTGACGACGAAAAGAAGTAG
- the yhjD gene encoding inner membrane protein YhjD: MATKSTDPNKDNLDDYGVERVRQDEPGAIDKYREKWPWFDHVMRMQERYSEQGGNQFAAGITYFSVLSLFPILMLVFSIVAMVLAGDQELLNRVVDKVSQSGGGKMSETLSEVIHQAVDQRGSVFSIGLLLALWTGLGWMAHLRMGASAMWKVSGSAKSFLSGKIKDFIGLIGLLVAFIIAFAITAIGNSGLTMRILETLHLEQVPGIRILTFAVALVVALIANYLVFVWLIAYLPRTKTDRPSVFRAAIIGAVAFEVFKQFATIFFSNALSNPAGAAFGPIIGIMVLMYFVWRIVLYCSAWAATTERSLAQATPEAPPAAVIHVRYDAR, translated from the coding sequence GTGGCTACCAAGAGTACCGACCCCAATAAGGACAACCTCGACGATTATGGTGTCGAGCGCGTCCGTCAGGACGAGCCTGGCGCAATTGATAAATATCGCGAGAAGTGGCCGTGGTTCGACCACGTCATGCGTATGCAAGAGCGCTACTCAGAACAGGGCGGTAATCAGTTTGCCGCGGGTATCACCTACTTTTCCGTGCTGTCACTATTCCCCATCTTGATGTTGGTTTTCTCCATCGTTGCGATGGTCTTGGCCGGCGATCAAGAACTGCTCAATAGAGTGGTCGATAAGGTATCCCAATCTGGTGGCGGAAAGATGAGCGAAACCCTTTCCGAGGTAATCCACCAAGCAGTGGATCAGCGCGGCTCGGTGTTCTCCATCGGTTTGCTGTTGGCGCTGTGGACCGGGTTGGGGTGGATGGCGCACCTTCGTATGGGAGCATCCGCAATGTGGAAGGTATCGGGTTCGGCGAAAAGCTTCCTGAGCGGGAAGATCAAGGACTTCATTGGCCTGATCGGCCTGCTGGTCGCATTCATCATTGCGTTTGCCATTACCGCCATTGGTAACTCTGGGTTAACCATGCGCATCTTGGAAACCCTTCACCTCGAACAAGTTCCGGGTATCCGCATCCTGACTTTCGCCGTGGCCCTTGTTGTTGCCCTCATCGCCAACTACCTCGTTTTTGTTTGGCTGATTGCTTACCTCCCACGCACAAAGACCGACCGCCCCTCGGTGTTCCGCGCCGCCATCATTGGCGCCGTGGCTTTTGAGGTATTCAAGCAGTTCGCCACGATCTTCTTCTCCAACGCATTGAGCAATCCCGCGGGCGCAGCTTTCGGCCCAATCATCGGCATCATGGTGCTGATGTACTTCGTTTGGCGCATCGTTTTGTACTGCTCCGCATGGGCGGCCACCACGGAACGCTCCTTGGCGCAAGCCACCCCTGAAGCGCCACCGGCGGCTGTCATCCACGTGCGCTACGACGCTCGCTAA
- the trpS gene encoding tryptophan--tRNA ligase codes for MTNAENTPKNNPGSDVAINPENAATNNANVAGQAQPERKQRVVSGLQPTSDSYHLGNYLGAVKQFIDLQESYDTLYFIPDQHAITVPGYNPKDLRNRTLAGAAQLLALGIDPEKSTLFVQSHVPEHSQLAWVLMCITGDGEARRMTQFKDKSAKQGSDNTTAGLYAYPMLMAADILLYRPHLVPVGEDQRQHLELTRNLAERFNSRYKKTFVVPEGMIPESAAKIYDLQEPTAKMSKSGDNPKGIINLLDDPKVSAKRIRSAVTDNDAEIRYDKENKPGVSNLLVIQSSLSGKSIDDIVAGYQAAGSGYGDLKKDTAEVLEQFCSPLRAKFDEYMSDRAELERVLAKGAERAREIATRTMEQVYDRVGFLAAP; via the coding sequence ATGACTAACGCTGAAAACACCCCTAAAAATAATCCCGGCAGTGATGTTGCCATTAATCCGGAAAACGCAGCCACGAACAATGCCAACGTCGCCGGCCAAGCACAGCCAGAGCGCAAACAGCGCGTAGTTTCCGGCTTGCAACCCACGAGTGATTCCTACCACCTCGGCAATTACCTCGGAGCGGTGAAGCAGTTTATTGATCTGCAGGAAAGCTACGACACTTTGTACTTTATCCCCGATCAGCACGCTATTACCGTACCGGGATACAACCCGAAGGATCTGCGCAATCGCACTCTTGCAGGTGCCGCACAGCTGCTGGCGCTGGGAATTGATCCGGAAAAGTCCACGCTATTCGTGCAGTCTCATGTGCCGGAACATTCACAACTGGCGTGGGTATTGATGTGCATTACCGGCGATGGGGAAGCGCGCCGCATGACACAGTTCAAGGACAAGTCCGCCAAACAGGGCAGTGACAACACCACCGCTGGTCTGTACGCGTACCCCATGCTTATGGCGGCTGATATTTTGCTGTACCGCCCGCACCTCGTGCCGGTAGGGGAGGACCAGCGCCAGCACCTTGAGCTCACGCGCAATCTGGCCGAGCGTTTCAATTCGCGCTACAAGAAGACGTTTGTCGTTCCAGAGGGCATGATTCCGGAGTCCGCTGCGAAGATTTACGATCTGCAAGAACCCACCGCCAAGATGAGTAAATCCGGTGACAATCCCAAGGGCATCATCAACTTGCTGGATGATCCCAAGGTATCGGCCAAGCGTATTCGGTCGGCAGTTACGGATAATGACGCCGAAATCCGCTACGACAAGGAAAATAAACCCGGTGTGTCCAACCTGTTGGTGATCCAATCCAGCTTGTCTGGTAAATCCATCGACGACATCGTCGCGGGATACCAAGCAGCAGGGTCCGGTTACGGCGACCTGAAGAAGGATACGGCTGAAGTATTGGAGCAGTTCTGCTCCCCACTGCGTGCGAAGTTCGACGAATACATGTCCGATCGTGCGGAATTGGAGCGTGTGTTGGCTAAGGGAGCGGAGCGTGCTCGAGAAATCGCTACGCGCACTATGGAGCAGGTTTATGATCGCGTAGGCTTCCTCGCGGCGCCTTAA